The Methanobrevibacter thaueri region ATTCATTACTTTCTTGCAAATAAATCTCCTCCTATTCCTAATTGTATTATAAGATATAAACTTCATTAATAATAAACATTTTCAAACTGCGACTTTACGAAAAAACATATGATCAATTAGATGTATTCACACCCAATTATTTAAAACTCCTATTATTATCAATTTAAAAAGACAAGAAATATTTTTCACGAATTTTTTTACTTCCATGATTCTGATCTTTAGAATTTAATGCGTTAATTAAATAATCCCAAACATCATTTTTAGGAATGATTATTGATTTAAAACCCATAAAATTCCAATTTTTATTAAATGATTTGAAGATTACTTCCTCCCCATATTTTGATTTTGCTTCTTTTAGATTTGAAATATTTTCAGAATCTAAAGGAACATGTGAAGAAAAGCTATAATTGGGTAAGCAAATAGGATTCATATTTAAATGCAATATTCGAATATCACATTCCAATGCCTCATCCAATTTTAAAATTGAATGAAGAATTCTTGTTTTGGATTCATAAGTCCTCATGATATAATCAAAATCCAATGACTCCTCAGCTAATTTAATATGTTCATCCAAGTATTTTAGAGAAATCTCCTCAATACTGCCATTATGATTATCCAAAAAATCAAAAAAGTCTAAAAAATCAAAATAATAAAGATTATCGATGTAAAATTGAATCCATTCATATTCTTTCAAGTAATCATAAGATTCTTGTGTTAAAAATGTTTTTTCAGACACGAATTCTTCTAATGGCAAATTACTTTCAGCAATTATTTGAACAAGATGTTTTTTATTGCCCGTGGCATCAATACCATGTTTTTCTAAAAATTCTTTCAATTGCCAACGCCTCAAGTCTTTTGAAAAATCCTGCCAATTAGCTTTACAGGCATTATGAGTCAAAAATCCTCCTTCTAAGGACAAATCTCTAAGTTGTTGTCTAAAACACCATGGGACAAAAGACAAATCATATAATGCAAAATCTGCATCATTACATTCATCAACAAGAGTATAAAGTTTAAATCTATTCAAATCAACAGGCATGACATATGAATCATCAACCCTTGGGATTAGACGATACTTATTGTCAGCCATTTTACAAAATTCAATTTCATCCATACAAGTTGTTTGAGCATTCTCTTGGGAGTAATTTTCTTCAGATGTATCCTCTTTAAAATCAGCATACATTTCATCCAAATCCGCAAAATTATTTAAATGAAGGCTATCATATTCCCTTTTTAAGGAATCATCCAAAAATATTTGGAGCAGCAAATCATTATATAAATGGTCCCCATAATAATCATTTTCTAAAAGCATGTCTTTTGTATCCTTAAGGTCTTCATGTGAATCAACAAAATCTGCGAAAATATCCATCATTTCGAACTCTTTTAAACTTAAATGAACTAAATCAAGATCAAAACCACAATTTTTACAAGAACCCTCTTTATAATCCATTTTTTCAAGACATATCGGACAGGTTTCATCCTTTGACATAACATTCCCAAAGAACCATATATAATCATACGGAAAATCAGAAAACATTTCATGAGCCCTAAGAATTAGCTCTTCTTCTTTAATACTGCCATTCTCAAATCCATTTTTTAATCTATCTTTAATTGACATTGCCTCACTTTCTGAAATCTTACCTTCTTTGATTAGATTTTTCATATATTCCGTTAAATGTCTGCCATCTCCAATTATAGTTTCATAACCTGGTTTTTCAAATAATTTCATATTATCAACCACCTATAAAAACACCATCAATAGATCTTATTATAGTAATGTTTTAGAATTAGATATTTTATTTTAAAACTATTTATACTTTCTTATTTTTAAAAATAAACATTGTTTTTGGAATATAAAATTGTTTTTAGAATGAAATATTGTTTTAATTTGATAATAAGTAATGGATAGAACTTTTATATACTTGATGCCCATAGGATTATATAACCTCATAGGATGTTTTGGCCGGTACAGTACCAACCAAGTTATATGTTGAATAGGGATGTATCAAAATTTGTTTAACAAATTTATCCTTATTCAATTTTTAAAATTATATTTTTAATATTCTTCATTAATTGTTAACATCAGTATGGAGGAATTCATTATGGAAACATAGAATATGAAATAGTTAATGAATGGTTTTCCTAATAATTTTTCAAAGAATTTTAAAGTCAATATACTAAAAAAACCATACAATATATAAATACCTACTAAAAAAGACCAATTAATTCCTTAAAAAAAAAGACTAGTTTTTTAAAAATACCAATATATTGCAACCAATAAAATCATCAAATAAATTATATTAGGTTAATAAAGAATAAACTTAATATTACAAATTAATAAGTAAAATAAACAAAAAATAAGATATATTTTTTGTTGCCCGTATACTATACAAAATATTTATTACTTTTTTAATATTTGAATTGAAGATAACTTTAATGATAAAGAATTTTTTCTAAATATTCTTTAATTTCTGGAACATCATCATGCATAACTTCCCAAATTATATCATCAATTATATTTTCATAATTATGGGCAGTGACATTTCTCAATCCAATTAATTGACCCCATTCAATTCCATCATATTCCTCAAGGAATTCATCTGAAAATCTATTGGCAAATTCACCCATTTGAATGATAACTAATGCACAAGCATCTTTATATAAACTGTCAGACATGTAAATCTCTTTATCATCATCAAATCGATTTAAATAATCATCAATACGGTTACAATAGTCAATTATGGTTTCCGCACATCTTTTATCTTTCTCGTTCATATAAAAGAACCTCCTCTTTGCTTATTGCTTCGAGAAATTTTTTATTTGAACTGCCTTTACTGATTACATCAACATGGCAATTAAATTCGTCTTCCAAATCCTGGACTAAAGAAACATATTGCAGACCTTTCAAATCACCTTTATCCATTACAAAATCCAGATCACTATTTTCATTGGCTTCATTTCGAGCATAAGATCCAAAAAGACTGAAAGTATTAATACCATACTTAATAACAATTGGAATAACCCTTTTTCTAATATCATCAATAGTAAAAACCATGAAAAATCACCATAATGTAATGAATTCTTATTTTATCATATAATTCTCATTAATAATAAACATTTTCAAAGTGCGACTTTATGAAAAAACACAAGCTATGTTAATGAAATGTTTTCACAGGACAATATACAAAAAATACTATACAAAATATAAGCACCCTCCTAAAAACAGCCAAAACAGCCTTAAAAAATAATTATTTAAAAAACGGTTTTTATGAAAATAAGAAAGAATAATATTTAATTAACCTATTTTATAACCAATACCAAGTTATTATGTGCTGAAAGAAATATTAAAGTTTAATAGATATTATAAAGACCCTAAATCATTTAAAAATCTTGTTGCCCGTATATTATACAAAATATAATGTACTTTGGTCCTACACTATACTATCCATATTCATCCATATAAGAATATCTAAAAAAATATAATAATCAATTATATAGAAATTCAGAATTTACTGTTTGGTGTTTTTAAAGTGGAAATAATAATGCTTTTTTGAACTATGTGTAAAAAAGGAAGCTATAAAACACATATTAAAGCTAATCATCATTTAAATTGTCAGTTTATCAAATTAGAAAATTTTGGATGAAATCCAACTAGACTTCCAATTCGACATCATAGATTGTTTTACATTAACAAGTTAATGGCCAACAATATGTAGTAACTTGCTAGGAACAAATAAGAGATAGCAAGAACCATATTTTCAATAGCAAGAATGTCCATTCCTCCAAATTTGATTGGAGTGTTTTTAATTGAATTCTCTTTCCACTTCATAAAAACACCTATAGTTACAAATATTATATTAGTGTTTTAGAATTCAGTATTTCCATTCTAAACTATTTAAAATTTGTTATTTTTTAAAATAAATATTGTTATGAGCATGTAAAATTGTTTTAGTAATAGAATATTGTTTTAACTTAAAATTAGACCAAATAAAAACATTTATATATTTTGATATTTAAAATATTATTTGACATCTTATGATGTTTGGTGGCATGATGCCAACCTATAGTTATGAATGTTGAATGGGGATGTGTCAAGATTTGTTTAACAAATTTATCCTTATTCAATTTTAAAAATCTTTTTTTCAATGTTTTTCACTCAAGACATAATATTAACCCCCGAATTATATAAATTTTAAAATTATTTACTGTTACACAAACATTAAGGATATTGAATGAAAAAAATATATTTGGGTGTAGAAAATGAAACAGTATGTTGTTGATGCTTTTACCAATCAGATATTTAAAGGAAATCCTGCGGCAGTCTGCATTCTTGATGAATGGATAAATGAAGAGGTGATGTTAAATATAGCCATTGAAAACAACCTATCTGAAACTGCATTTGCAGTTAAAAACTCCAATCAATATGAAATCAGATGGTTTACGCCAGGAGGTGAGGTAGACCTCTGCGGACATGCAACACTAGCAACAGCCTTTGTAATACTAAACTTTTATGAAAACACAGATGAAATTTATTTTAAAACAATTGATAATGTCCAATTATCTGTTAAAAGAAGAGATACATTATATGAAATGGAATTTCCAGCATATGATTTGAAATCAGTGAACATAACTGACGAAATCATCAATGCATTGGGAGTAAAACCAAATGAGATTTTTAAAGCAAGAGATTTGTTATGTGTATTGGATAGTCCCCAAAGTGTAATTGATTTTAAACCAAATTTAGATAAAATAGAAAAATTAGAAGGACTATTACTTCATATTACTGCAAAAGGAAAGGAATATGATTGCGTTTCAAGATCATTCGGACCAAAATTAAATATTCCTGAAGATCCAGTATGCGGTTCTGGGCATTGCCATATTGTGCCATACTGGAGTGAAAAATTAAACAAAAATAATATACATGCATATCAGGCTTCCAAACGAAGTGGACAATTATACTGTAAAATCAAAAATGATAAAGTTCTAATAGCAGGTGAAGCGACATTGTTCAGCGAATCAAAATTGAATATCAAATAGCAAACAATGGCATTGCCAATTTGAGCAGGAGCATATATATTCAAATAAAATATGTAAAAATAAGAAAAAACAATTATTAAACTCTAACAAATAATATAAAGTCTAAAAATCATTTAAAATGGATTTTGCCCGTATACTATACAAAATATTTATTACTTTTAGCCCCGACAATATAATTTTAGAACTTGAAAATATAAAAAATATATCAGTTTAATTAATGTATTCACTAATTCCTGTGAGCTTCTCAATGTCTGAATAATTCCAATATTTGTTTTCACAATGGAAATATACATCCTTTCTTTTCTTGGAAATCCTGAATGGTACAAGGGTGTTGTCATAAATATGGACAATATCACAGATTTCAAATAATTCTGGAATCAAATCGAGTGCCTTATAATATCTTGATTTGATTTTTTCTTCGGGAACCCCAAGTCCTCCCACGGATTCCCTCATGCTTACACGAGCAATATTAATTTTATAATCTGATGTTAAAACATGAATGCATCTTAAAAAATATCCTTTTTCTTTAGCTTTTTTAAGTAACTTGAGATTCCTATCAGTAGAAAGGACTGTTTCAAATGTGAAATCTTCCCATTTTCAACAATTTCTTCCCTTAATTCTTCAGCCTTCACAGCAGCTTCCAAATCACTGCATAAACTTAATCTTTTAATATCATTAGCATTAATGTAAACACCAATAGTTCTGGCCATACGAGTTATTGTGGTTTTCCCACTGCCGTTTTGGACCTGCAAAAACGATGACTTCATGAAGTCTGTTTTTCTTTGACATATTCTCTCCTTCCATCAGAATATTCTAGATATGCACATTTATTTTCATCATCATAAACCACAATAGGAAGTCCTTTAATTCTACATATGTCCTGATTAATTTTAATAGATGCCTTAAATCTTTCAGTCAGTTCTTCATCAGAAATGCTGCAAGTAGAATCTAATTCATTTTCTTCAACCAATATAATTCCTCCCTATTTTTTAATAAAATAAACAATTACAATAATTAAGATAGAAAATACCTCAAATCAACGAATGGATTAGATGCTATCTGGTTTTTCTGAATCACTTTGATTTTGATGAATATCTCGAAAAGTCAGACGATGATTTCATGACCACATCCCTAATATTTCTAGACACACATCAAGATTTGGCTTTAAAGCGAAATGATTACATGGTTCTTTTTGATGTGCAACTGTCAAAAGCCCCATATTATGTTGTTAACAAGGACTTTTCAGAGGATTTAAGAGAGGAGCTTAAACTGTTTTTGATGCGTTTAAACCCCATTAGTAAATTGATAATCCATAGCTGTAAATCATGTGAATATATACAATTTGAATAATCTGATTATCATATGTAAAATTAAAGACCTTGAAAGACTGTTTGATGATGTCTGGCAGACAGTGAAGTTTAAAAAGGTTTATTTTAACAAAAACGAATCATTTGACATTTTGATTAAAGCGTTGACCACTACCGATTTAGATGAATTGAATCAAAGTATCAAAAGCAGATATTTTGATGAATGATTTGAGAAATGAAGAAAAAAATTAATAATTTAAGAAAACATAATAATAATTATGTCCCATAAATACATAGAAAAAACAAAAATCACAAGTTTTGATGAATTATCCCATATTATCCAAGGAAAAACAGATTTTTGTGAAGATATTAGGTCAAAATTCATTTTTCGCGGTATTGACAACATCAATTACAAACTGGTTCCTTCTTCCTTGAGAGGCAATAGGCTTGATGATTTTGTCAGTGAAGATTTTAAAGTATCATTAGAAAACAGTGCTGAAACAGTTATTAACCATAATCTAATCTACAATAGAAATAACAGGAATATTTCAGGCGGTTTTGGATCTTCCACAATAAACAAATATGGAAGAATTTGCGAAGGTGAAGGCATTAACGCTTATTCACCAGCGGAATTCCAATATTTAAAGGAAGTTAATGCCTTGATGAAGTTTTTTGAAAATGGAGATAAGGTTGGCTTGAAAATTCCAACGAATCAAAATATTCGTGATTTATTTGGGCATGATGAAAATGAAAAATGGCATGGTTTTAATTGGCCTGAAAAAGAGTATTTTGAGCTGATTTCACTTGCCCAACACTATGGAATTCCTACACGTGCTCTTGATTGGTCATATGATTATAAGGTTTCCTTGTATTTTGCCGTTAAAAACATTATAAAAGAGGGTTATTTATACAACAAAAAACCCGAAGCTGGAGTTTTATGGGCCTTTAATTATAAGCAATTGGAAATTGACAATATGGATGCAAAAACACCATTTGCAATTAAATATTACC contains the following coding sequences:
- a CDS encoding HepT-like ribonuclease domain-containing protein, translating into MNEKDKRCAETIIDYCNRIDDYLNRFDDDKEIYMSDSLYKDACALVIIQMGEFANRFSDEFLEEYDGIEWGQLIGLRNVTAHNYENIIDDIIWEVMHDDVPEIKEYLEKILYH
- a CDS encoding nucleotidyltransferase family protein, producing MVFTIDDIRKRVIPIVIKYGINTFSLFGSYARNEANENSDLDFVMDKGDLKGLQYVSLVQDLEDEFNCHVDVISKGSSNKKFLEAISKEEVLLYERER
- a CDS encoding PhzF family phenazine biosynthesis protein, coding for MKQYVVDAFTNQIFKGNPAAVCILDEWINEEVMLNIAIENNLSETAFAVKNSNQYEIRWFTPGGEVDLCGHATLATAFVILNFYENTDEIYFKTIDNVQLSVKRRDTLYEMEFPAYDLKSVNITDEIINALGVKPNEIFKARDLLCVLDSPQSVIDFKPNLDKIEKLEGLLLHITAKGKEYDCVSRSFGPKLNIPEDPVCGSGHCHIVPYWSEKLNKNNIHAYQASKRSGQLYCKIKNDKVLIAGEATLFSESKLNIK
- a CDS encoding FRG domain-containing protein — translated: MSHKYIEKTKITSFDELSHIIQGKTDFCEDIRSKFIFRGIDNINYKLVPSSLRGNRLDDFVSEDFKVSLENSAETVINHNLIYNRNNRNISGGFGSSTINKYGRICEGEGINAYSPAEFQYLKEVNALMKFFENGDKVGLKIPTNQNIRDLFGHDENEKWHGFNWPEKEYFELISLAQHYGIPTRALDWSYDYKVSLYFAVKNIIKEGYLYNKKPEAGVLWAFNYKQLEIDNMDAKTPFAIKYYRPEYHSNPNLNAQKGLFTFIINKINDLTDKAFDEFIEELLCEGVIKLPENEKAFYKFEIPETAKPEILYDLYQEGYSEEHLFPGYAGVTQSIENKVKLDTLLQNQSKKDVVISLTNDAFDKIAKGEKKMIFTIFPFKGDVDKIFIYIAKIKRIVAYTRCEIYENTPVYFWDKFSKESGLSEEEFFKDLNCLKTIYALKIVDFKKIKQEIPLNDFEFKKDYYFLDEVPQLKSLVNRDFN